In one window of Erinaceus europaeus chromosome 17, mEriEur2.1, whole genome shotgun sequence DNA:
- the NUMA1 gene encoding nuclear mitotic apparatus protein 1 isoform X1 produces MTLHATRAAALLSWVNSLRIADPVENVQQLQDCRIFIKIIDSIHSTEEGQQILQLPVPERLSFVCTFLQKNRKQHSSSECLVSMQKVIEGSELELAKMAMLLLYHSIMSSKSPRDWEQFEYKTQAEIAVILKFVLDHEDGLNLNEDLENFLQKAPAPATCASTASEELSPPSHQTKREVRFLELQRVASSGGNSFLSGSPASPMGDILQTPQFQMRRLKKQLADERNNRDELELELAENRKLLTEKEAQIAVMQQRIDRLALLNEKQAASPSEPKELEELRGKNESLTVRLHETLKQCQDLKTENGQMDRKITQLSEENGDLSFKLREFASCLQQVQGDLNELTEQHGKATQEWEEKRTCLEKELSVVLQDKKCLGEKNEILQEKLSQLQEHLAQLPENPVPKGGEVLGDVLQLETLKQEAATLAADNTQLQAKLEVLEAERGQQEAKLLAERSHFEEEKQQLAGVIAELQGSLATLSQAKEELEQTSQAQGAQLTAQVATLSSELTTLSATLQQQNQELDSLKQQAQKEQAQLSQSLQQQEQAAQSLRQQVEQLSSSLKQKENQLEAAFKEQEAARRDYTQQLAAAALEREASIREKDSALQQLQVLEKEKAVKLEILQQQLQAASEARDSAQTSVTQTQKEKAELSQKVEDLQAHLEAGHQERRESRAQMAELKAQLMSEQQQAAERERLAQEQVQALEESLKLTKSSLEEEKRRAVQALEEQRQSVSKLEAESRSLEAQQKQREKELEQEKSRCEGLEAQLQQLEEARQAEVEALRRELPEAVASRRRAESECVQLAKEVATWRERYKDSQREEAQCGAKFQEQLKTLKEECEMARRELLEAKEKLAAAEAHCELQTGRQQSELGQLQASLGRAHQQVQEKEVQAQKLAGDLSTLQEKMAAASKEVDHLEALVRKAGEQQGTASCELLKEPSRGGDGEEQQGRQLGSGLERLRAALIESQGRQQEEQAQQEREVARLTQERGQAQADLAQEKAAKAELEMRLQNALNEQRVEFAALQEALAQALAEKERKDQELVRLRGQETTRRTELEEAQLIVQQLKAQLAKREEHQQPVGTAGGERARSEATAKAERKDPELEALQAEVSKLARQCQERQEQAIGLERRLEAERASSAKQAESVKTLRGQLQEKAQELGRSQDTLAAAQRELATLHARAQDHSKAEGEWKTQVARSQQEAERKSSLISSLEQEVSILNRQVLEKEGESKELKRLVVAESEKSQKLEERLRLLQVEAASNSARAAERSSALREEVHSLREEGEKQRVASEGLRQELASQAERAEELGQELKAWQEKFFQKEQALSALQLEHTSTQALVSELLPAKHLCQQLQAEQAAAEKRHREELEQSKQVAGGLRAELLRAQRDLGELLPLRQKVAEQERAAQQLRAEKASYAEQLSMLRKAHGVLAEENRGLGERASLGRQFLEVELDQAREKYGQELAAVRADAESRLAEMRREAQSTARDLEVMTAKYEGVKAKVLEERQRFQEERQKLTAQVEQLEVFHTQQTKQVEELSKKLAEQDQASKAQQQKLKAQGGESQQEALRLQAQLKELQAQLGHKEQAVEHYRLQMEKAKTHYDAKKQQNQELQEQLRGLEELQKENKELRSEAERLGRELQQAGLKTKEAEQSCRQLTAQVRSLEAQVTHADQQLRELGKFQVATDALKSREPQAKPQLDLSVDSLDLSCEEGTPRAITSTLPRTQPDGTSIPGEPASPVSQRLPSKVESLESLYFTPIPARGQPPLESSLDSLGDVFLDSGRKTRSARRRTTQIINITMTKKLEMEEPDSADSSFYSTQSAPASQAGLRATSSAQSLARLGSPDDGNSALLSLPGYRPTTRSSARRSQVGVSSGAPPGRNSFYMGTCQDEPEQLDDWNRIAELQQRNRVCPPHLKTCYPLESRPSQSLVTITDEEMKTGDPRETLRRASMQPSQIAEAAGITTRQRKRVSLESHHGPGTPESKKATSCFPRPMTPRHEGRRQSTTEAQKKAASTAKQGDRRQSMAFSILNTPKKLGNSLLRRGALKKPPATASPNTRSGTRRSPRITAAASPRVKGKAKH; encoded by the exons CCCATGGGTGATATCCTCCAGACCCCACAATTCCAGATGAGGCGACTAAAAAAGCAGCTTGCAGATGAGAGAAATAATAGGgatgagctggagctggagctggctGAGAATCGCAAACTCCTCACAGAAAAGG AGGCACAGATAGCTGTGATGCAGCAGCGCATTGACCGCCTGGCCCTGCTGAACGAGAAGCAAGCAGCCAGTCCGTCGGAGCCCAAAGAACTTGAGGAGCTCCGGGGCAAGAATGAGAG CCTCACCGTACGGCTTCATGAAACTCTAAAGCAGTGCCAAGATCTGAAGACTGAGAATGGCCAAATGGATCGCAAAATCACCCAGCTTTCTGAGGAGAATGGGGACCTTTCCTTTAAG TTGCGGGAGTTTGCCAGTTGCCTGCAGCAAGTACAGGGTGACCTGAACGAACTGACGGAGCAGCACGGCAAGGCCACCCAGGAGTGGGAGGAGAAGCGGACTTGCCTTGAGAAGGAGCTGAGCGTGGTCCTGCAGGACAAG AAATGCCTTGGTGAGAAGAATGAAATCCTTCAGGAGAAGCTTTCACAGCTGCAGGAACATCTGGCGCAGCTTCCAGAGAACCCAGTCCCGAAGGGGGGAGAGGTGCTAGGTGACGTCTTGCAG CTGGAAACCCTCAAACAAGAGGCAGCTACCCTTGCTGCAGACAACACCCAGCTCCAGGCCAAGCTGGAAGTGCTGGAGGCCGAGCGGGGCCAGCAGGAAGCCAAGCTGCTGGCTGAGCGGAGCCACTTTGAAGAAGAAAAGCAGCAGCTGGCTGGTGTGATCGCTGAGCTGCAGGGCTCTCTGGCCACCCTCAGCCAGGCCAAGGAAGAGCTGGAACAGACCTCCCAGGCTCAGGGGGCCCAGCTGACTGCCCAGGTGGCCACATTGAGCTCTGAGCTCACCACCCTCAGTGCCACACTCCAGCAGCAGAATCAGGAACTGGACAGCCTGAAGCAGCAGGCCCAAAAGGAGCAGGCCCAGCTGTCACAGAGCCTCCAGCAGCAGGAACAGGCTGCCCAAAGCCTCCGCCAGCAGGTGGAGCAGCTGAGCAGCAGCCTGAAGCAGAAGGAGAACCAACTGGAGGCGGCCTTCAAGGAGCAGGAGGCAGCCAGGCGGGATTACACCCAGCAGCTGGCTGCTGCTGCCTTGGAGCGGGAGGCCTCCATCAGGGAGAAGGACTCAGCCCTCCAGCAGCTGCAGgtgctagagaaggagaaagctgTCAAGCTCGAGATCCTGCAGCAGCAGCTTCAGGCAGCCAGTGAAGCCCGGGACAGTGCTCAGACCTCAGTGACACAGACCCAGAAGgagaaggcagagctgagccAGAAAGTAGAGGATCTCCAGGCTCATCTGGAGGCTGGCCACCAAGAGCGACGTGAGAGCCGGGCCCAGATGGCAGAGCTGAAGGCCCAGCTCATGTCGGAGCAGCAGCAAGCggctgagagagagaggctggctcAGGAGCAGGTCCAGGCCCTCGAGGAGTCCTTGAAGCTCACCAAGAGCAGCCTCGAGGAGGAGAAACGCAGGGCCGTGCAGGCTCTGGAAGAGCAGCGGCAGTCTGTCTCCAAGCTGGAGGCAGAGTCTCGGAGCCTGGAGGCACAgcaaaagcagagagagaaagagctggaACAAGAGAAGTCTAGGTGCGAGGGGCTGGAGGCCCAGCTGCAGCAGCTTGAGGAGGCCCGTCAGGCCGAGGTGGAAGCCCTGCGGCGGGAGCTGCCAGAAGCTGTGGCCTCACGGCGCAGAGCTGAGAGTGAATGCGTGCAGCTTGCCAAAGAGGTGGCCACCTGGCGTGAGCGGTACAAGGATAGCCAGCGAGAGGAGGCCCAGTGTGGCGCCAAGTTCCAGGAACAACTGAAAACTCTGAAGGAAGAGTGTGAGATGGCCCGCCgggagctcctggaggccaaggaGAAGCTGGCCGCGGCGGAGGCCCACTGTGAGCTTCAGACGGGTCGGCAGCAGAGCGAGCTGGGTCAGCTCCAGGCCAGTCTGGGCAGAGCCCACCAGCAAGTCCAAGAGAAGGAGGTGCAAGCACAGAAACTTGCAGGTGACCTCTCCACTCTGCAGGAGAAGATGGCTGCGGCCAGCAAGGAGGTGGACCACCTGGAAGCCCTCGTACGAAAAGCAGGCGAGCAGCAGGGAACAGCTTCCTGTGAGCTACTTAAGGAACCCTCAAGGGGGGGAGACGGAGAGGAGCAGCAGGGACGCCAGTTGGGCAGCGGGCTGGAGAGGCTTCGAGCTGCGCTGATTGAGAGCCAGGGGCGACAGCAGGAGGAGCAGGCTCAGCAGGAAAGGGAGGTGGCGAGGCTGACCCAGGAGCGGGGTCAAGCCCAAGCAGATCTAGCCCAGGAGAAAGCTGCCAAGGCGGAGCTCGAGATGCGACTGCAGAATGCCCTCAATGAACAGCGTGTGGAATTCGCAGCCCTGCAAGAGGCTCTGGCCCAAGCCCTggcagaaaaggaaaggaaagaccaGGAGCTGGTAAGGCTGCGTGGGCAAGAGACAACCCGGAGAACAGAGCTGGAGGAGGCGCAGCTAATTGTGCAGCAGCTGAAGGCACAGCTGGCCAAGAGGGAGGAGCACCAGCagcctgtggggacagctggcGGAGAGCGCGCCCGGTCTGAGGCCACTGCAAAGGCAGAGCGGAAAGACCCTGAGCTGGAGGCTCTGCAGGCAGAGGTGAGCAAGCTGGCGCGGCAGTGCCAGGAGCGCCAGGAGCAGGCCATTGGCCTGGAGCGCAGGCTGGAGGCTGAGCGTGCCTCCAGCGCCAAGCAGGCAGAGTCTGTGAAGACCCTGCGGGGCCAACTGCAGGAGAAGGCCCAGGAGCTGGGACGCAGTCAGGATACCTTAGCCGCAGCCCAGAGGGAGCTGGCCACCCTCCATGCCAGGGCCCAGGACCACAGCAAGGCTGAGGGTGAGTGGAAGACCCAGGTCGCTCGCAGCCAGCAGGAGGCCGAAAGGAAAAGCAGCCTCATCAGCAGCTTAGAGCAGGAGGTGTCCATCCTGAACcgccaggtcctggaaaaggagggCGAGAGCAAGGAGCTGAAGCGCCTGGTTGTAGCCGAGTCAGAAAAGAGCCAGAAGCTGGAAGAGAGGCTTCGGCTGCTCCAGGTGGAGGCAGCCAGCAACAGCGCCAGGGCTGCCGAACGCAGCTCAGCTCTACGGGAAGAGGTCCACAGCCtgcgggaggagggggagaagcagCGGGTGGCTTCAGAGGGCCTGCGGCAGGAACTGGCCTCACAGGCGGAGCGAGCGGAGGAGCTGGGCCAGGAGCTGAAGGCCTGGCAGGAGAAGTTCTTCCAGAAGGAGCAGGCTCTCTCAGCCCTGCAGCTGGAGCACACCAGCACCCAGGCCCTGGTGAGCGAGCTGCTGCCGGCCAAGCACCTGTGCCAGCAGCTGCAGGCCGAGCAGGCGGCTGCCGAGAAACGCCACCGAGAAGAGCTGGAGCAGAGCAAGCAGGTGGCCGGCGGGCTGCGGGCAGAGCTGCTGCGGGCCCAGCGGGACCTCGGGGAGCTGCTACCCCTGCGGCAGAAGGTAGCAGAGCAGGAGCGGGCAGCCCAGCAGCTGCGGGCAGAGAAGGCCAGCTACGCAGAGCAGCTGAGCATGCTGAGGAAGGCCCACGGCGTGCTGGCAGAGGAGAACCGCGGGCTGGGCGAGCGGGCCAGCCTTGGCCGGCAGTTTCTGGAAGTGGAGCTGGACCAGGCCCGAGAGAAGTATGGCCAGGAGCTGGCGGCTGTGCGTGCCGACGCTGAGTCGCGCTTGGCTGAGATGCGGCGGGAAGCACAGAGCACGGCCCGTGACCTGGAGGTGATGACAGCCAAGTACGAGGGCGTCAAGGCCAAAGTCCTGGAGGAGAGGCAGCGGTTTCAGGAGGAGCGGCAGAAACTCACTGCCCAG GTGGAGCAGCTAGAGGTATTTCACACACAGCAGACTAAGCAG GTGGAGGAGCTGAGCAAGAAGCTTGCTGAGCAGGACCAGGCCAGCAAGGCCCAGCAGCAGAAGCTGAAG GCCCAGGGAGGTGAGAGCCAGCAGGAGGCCCTGCGGCTCCAGGCTCAACTCAAAGAGCTGCAGGCCCAGCTGGGCCACAAGGAGCAGGCGGTGGAGCACTACAGGCTGCAG ATGGAGAAAGCCAAGACCCACTACGATGCCAAGAAGCAGCAGAACCAAGAGCTGCAGGAGCAGTTGAGGGGCCTGGAGGAGCTGCAGAAGGAAAACAAGGAGCTGCGGTCCGAGGCCGAGCGGCTGGGCCGGGAGCTGCAACAGGCGGGGCTGAAGACCAAGGAGGCTGAGCAGAGCTGTCGCCAGCTGACGGCCCAGGTGCGCAGCCTGGAGGCCCAG GTCACCCATGCTGACCAGCAACTTCGAGAACTGGGCAAGTTCCAGGTGGCGACAGATGCTCTCAAGAGCCGGGAGCCACAGGCAAAGCCACAGCTGGACTTGAGTGTCGACAGTTTGGACCTGAGCTGCGAGGAGGGGACCCCACGTGCTATTACCAG CACGCTGCCTCGCACCCAGCCAGATGGCACCAGCATCCCTGGAGAGCCGGCCTCACCTGTCTCCCAGCGTCTGCCTTCCAAGGTCGAATCCCTGGAGAGCCTCTACTTCACCCCCATTCCTGCCCGGGGCCAGCCCCccctggagagcagcctggactCCCTCGGGGACGTCTTTCTGGACTCGGGCCGGAAGACCCGCTCCGCCCGTCGCCGAACCACACAGATCATCAACATCACCATGACCAAG AAGCTCGAGATGGAGGAGCCAGACAGCGCCGACTCGTCCTTCTACAGCACACAGTCTGCCCCTGCTTCCCAGGCTGGCCTACGTGCCACCTCCTCTGCCCAGTCTCTCGCCCGCCTGGGCTCCCCCGATGACGGCAACTCAGCCCTGCTCAGCCTGCCCGGCTACCGGCCCACCACCCGCAGCTCCGCTCGCCGCTCCCAGGTTGGAGTGTCCAGTGGGGCCCCTCCAG GGAGGAACAGCTTCTACATGGGCACTTGCCAGGATGAGCCCGAGCAGCTGGATGACTGGAACCGCATTGCGGAGCTACAGCAGCGCAACCGCGTGTGCCCGCCACACCTCAAGACCTGCTACCCCCTGGAGTCCAGG CCTTCCCAGAGCCTGGTTACTATCACCGACGAGGAAATGAAAACTGGGGACCCGCGGGAGACCCTGCGCAGAGCCAGCATGCAGCCGTCCCAGATCGCAGAGGCTGCTGGGATAACCACCCGGCAGCGCAAACGGGTCTCCCTGGAGTCCCACCACGGCCCCGGCACCCCCGAG TCTAAGAAGGCCACCAGCTGTTTCCCACGCCCCATGACTCCCCGACATGAGGGGCGCAGACAGAGCACTACGGAGGCCCAGAAGAAAGCAGCTTCGACTGCTAAACAG GGTGACCGGCGCCAGTCGATGGCCTTCAGCATCCTCAACACCCCCAAGAAGCTGGGGAACAGCCTTCTGCGGAGGGGAGCCTTGAAGAAACCCCCGGCCACGGCCTCGCCCAACACCCGCAGTGGGACCCGCCGCTCTCCACGCATCACCGCAGCCGCCAGCCCTCGGGTCAAGGGCAAG gcaaaGCACTAA